The Methanococcoides methylutens MM1 genome has a window encoding:
- a CDS encoding coiled-coil protein, whose translation MLKELNTKRQDLKAASEEAKEKRNGLNAEASTLAAKRNELNKRTKELINEAQEYKKLRDENNEQVKENKAKRDEINAKANEVFAKVDALRTANNLTGPSIKDIRKDIDRLEFTQQTEVLSPSKEKELVNKITELRKLYVIKKDQLESNTELKNLLTEAQEIRDEASTFHNVLSEYAQKAQEYHDKMISTFKEADKMRAESDAAHKQFVEFQEKADEQHKLFIAAQKEIRDIDKEVRKIKKGEDTGGKKVASMEDVRKDAEDIFDKFKSGEKLTTENLMVLQKSGLL comes from the coding sequence ATGTTGAAAGAACTGAACACCAAAAGGCAGGATTTAAAAGCTGCATCTGAAGAAGCGAAAGAGAAAAGAAATGGATTAAACGCCGAAGCAAGTACTCTGGCTGCAAAGCGCAATGAACTTAACAAGCGCACAAAAGAGCTCATCAACGAAGCACAGGAATACAAGAAGCTCCGTGACGAGAACAATGAGCAGGTCAAAGAGAACAAGGCAAAGCGTGACGAGATCAACGCCAAGGCTAACGAAGTATTTGCAAAGGTCGATGCATTACGTACCGCAAATAACCTTACAGGTCCATCCATCAAGGATATCAGAAAAGATATTGACCGTCTTGAATTCACACAGCAGACAGAAGTGCTGAGCCCAAGCAAGGAGAAGGAACTGGTCAACAAGATCACAGAGCTTCGTAAACTCTATGTGATCAAGAAGGATCAGCTCGAGAGCAACACAGAGCTCAAGAACCTGTTAACAGAAGCACAGGAGATCCGCGACGAGGCATCCACATTCCACAATGTCCTTTCCGAGTATGCACAGAAAGCTCAGGAGTATCATGACAAGATGATCTCCACATTCAAGGAAGCTGACAAGATGCGTGCAGAATCCGATGCTGCACACAAGCAGTTTGTCGAGTTCCAGGAAAAGGCTGACGAGCAGCACAAGTTGTTCATCGCAGCACAGAAAGAGATCAGGGACATCGATAAAGAAGTTCGCAAGATCAAGAAGGGCGAAGACACTGGTGGAAAGAAGGTCGCATCCATGGAAGATGTTAGAAAGGATGCAGAGGACATCTTTGACAAGTTCAAGTCCGGTGAAAAACTCACCACCGAGAACCTCATGGTCCTTCAGAAATCCGGTCTGCTTTAA
- a CDS encoding F420-dependent methylenetetrahydromethanopterin dehydrogenase: MAKIGFIKLGNLGMSQVIDLVQDEIAAREGISVRVFGTGPKMGKGEAAETEQLKEWDADFYVMISPNSSAPGPTAARELYKDVPCIVISDGPTKKDDRQALQDAGFGYIIMTVDPLIGAKTEFLDAVEMASFNSDAMKVLSTCGVVRMIQEELDAVAAQVDEGKSGKDLELPHILAKPEKCIERAGFNNPYAKAKALAALHMADKVAQINFPACFMMKEIEQVALTTATGHEMMRAAAQLAVDAREIEKANDSVFRQPHSKKGVQMTKTALYEKPQ; encoded by the coding sequence ATGGCAAAAATAGGATTTATTAAGTTAGGTAATCTTGGTATGAGTCAGGTCATTGACCTTGTACAGGACGAGATCGCAGCAAGAGAAGGTATCAGTGTACGTGTATTCGGAACTGGTCCTAAGATGGGTAAGGGCGAAGCTGCAGAGACAGAACAGCTCAAGGAATGGGACGCTGACTTCTATGTTATGATCAGCCCTAACTCCAGTGCACCAGGCCCAACAGCTGCACGTGAGCTTTACAAGGATGTACCATGCATCGTAATTTCCGATGGTCCAACCAAGAAAGATGACAGACAGGCACTTCAGGATGCAGGCTTCGGTTACATCATCATGACCGTAGACCCACTCATCGGTGCAAAGACAGAGTTCCTTGATGCTGTAGAGATGGCTTCCTTCAACTCTGACGCAATGAAGGTCCTCTCAACCTGTGGTGTTGTCAGGATGATCCAGGAAGAGCTTGATGCAGTTGCTGCACAGGTCGACGAAGGCAAGTCCGGAAAGGACCTTGAGCTTCCACACATTCTCGCAAAGCCAGAGAAGTGCATCGAGCGTGCAGGTTTCAACAACCCATACGCAAAGGCAAAGGCACTTGCAGCACTCCACATGGCTGACAAGGTCGCACAGATCAACTTCCCAGCATGCTTCATGATGAAGGAGATCGAGCAGGTTGCACTCACAACCGCAACCGGTCACGAAATGATGCGCGCAGCAGCACAGCTCGCAGTCGACGCACGTGAGATCGAGAAAGCAAACGACTCTGTCTTCAGGCAGCCACACTCCAAGAAAGGCGTCCAGATGACAAAGACCGCATTGTACGAAAAGCCACAGTAA
- a CDS encoding pyruvate kinase alpha/beta domain-containing protein: MERPIIYFDDVGKENTDAIVKVAAERAEELGIKYIVLSSTEGFTALKMAEAVKGKDVKIVAISHQYGLREDGEWEMNEENMKKLQEMGVVVTTQSHMFSGVERAIQKRLGGASRTDVISDTLRAVFGKGFKVALEVVMMAADSGHIPVSQDTEIIAIGGTRQGADVALVVRPAHSQNFFNMQVREILAMPRAKEEPK; encoded by the coding sequence ATGGAAAGACCTATAATATATTTCGATGATGTCGGCAAAGAGAACACCGATGCTATTGTGAAAGTGGCTGCTGAAAGAGCAGAAGAACTGGGAATCAAATACATCGTACTTTCAAGTACTGAAGGATTTACAGCCCTGAAGATGGCAGAAGCAGTCAAGGGCAAGGATGTGAAGATCGTTGCCATAAGCCACCAGTACGGACTTCGTGAGGATGGTGAATGGGAAATGAACGAAGAAAACATGAAGAAACTTCAGGAAATGGGTGTAGTGGTCACCACACAATCACACATGTTCTCAGGAGTGGAGCGTGCGATCCAAAAGAGACTGGGCGGTGCAAGCCGTACGGATGTTATCTCAGACACACTCCGTGCAGTCTTTGGTAAAGGCTTCAAGGTAGCCCTGGAAGTAGTAATGATGGCTGCAGATTCAGGCCACATACCTGTCTCACAGGATACAGAAATAATTGCAATCGGAGGAACACGTCAGGGTGCTGATGTAGCGCTTGTGGTAAGACCAGCACATTCACAGAACTTCTTCAACATGCAGGTTCGCGAGATCCTTGCTATGCCACGTGCAAAGGAAGAGCCAAAGTGA
- a CDS encoding NAD(P)/FAD-dependent oxidoreductase: MDADIIVIGASPAGLMAARNASRKGAKVMVVDKKEIIGHPTHPANTFFKGMFDRSNEPVDQSYVIKNMRGAYLIAPSGGRVAIESPAYFLDRLKFDEFYSKQTMDAGAEIRMGVDVTNVFRSKGVMNISTSEGVLTCSLVIVSDGINSKIASLLGLEPMKHPDDIAWAMEAFVEADGIGEPDMFEYYVGNHCPGWKSTYSPCGGNLATLGVYVRRHGKDVSPFFEKWVENFKKIKGIDDLEVLERSVGGDPIVTIPKQMLTDGVMLVGGAAGQSGIGYSMHAGQMCGDVAADAVAKGDVSARFLSEYRKRWNTEYRAEYVLGRIGLETLRKMKDNEIDNLMKTFEGEDFTFLSGTSLHRSMQLGLFMMKKNPKSLLAYRALLRKK; this comes from the coding sequence ATGGATGCAGATATTATTGTAATAGGTGCTTCCCCTGCAGGCCTTATGGCAGCGAGGAATGCTTCCCGAAAAGGTGCAAAGGTAATGGTGGTAGACAAAAAAGAGATTATAGGCCACCCCACCCATCCTGCGAATACTTTTTTCAAGGGCATGTTCGACAGGTCCAATGAACCTGTTGACCAGAGCTATGTGATAAAGAATATGAGGGGAGCTTACCTGATCGCTCCGTCCGGTGGAAGGGTTGCTATCGAGAGTCCTGCATATTTCCTTGACCGTTTGAAGTTCGATGAGTTCTATTCAAAACAGACCATGGATGCCGGAGCAGAAATACGCATGGGCGTTGATGTGACTAACGTTTTCAGAAGTAAAGGTGTCATGAACATCAGCACATCGGAGGGAGTCCTTACATGTTCCCTTGTGATCGTGTCCGATGGTATCAATTCAAAGATCGCCAGCCTGCTGGGACTTGAACCGATGAAGCATCCCGATGATATTGCATGGGCAATGGAAGCTTTCGTAGAGGCAGATGGCATCGGTGAACCTGATATGTTCGAATATTATGTTGGGAACCATTGTCCCGGATGGAAATCCACCTATTCTCCATGTGGCGGCAACCTTGCAACCCTCGGGGTTTACGTAAGGCGTCATGGAAAGGATGTATCGCCTTTCTTTGAGAAATGGGTTGAAAATTTCAAGAAAATAAAAGGTATTGATGACCTTGAGGTTCTTGAAAGGTCGGTTGGCGGAGATCCCATTGTGACCATTCCCAAACAGATGCTTACTGATGGTGTGATGCTGGTCGGAGGCGCTGCAGGTCAGTCCGGTATAGGATACAGTATGCATGCCGGCCAGATGTGCGGTGATGTGGCAGCAGATGCAGTTGCAAAAGGAGATGTTTCCGCAAGGTTCCTTTCAGAGTACCGTAAGAGATGGAACACCGAGTACCGGGCAGAGTATGTGCTTGGTCGCATAGGTCTGGAAACATTGCGCAAGATGAAGGACAATGAAATAGATAACCTCATGAAGACCTTTGAAGGAGAAGACTTTACCTTCTTGTCAGGTACATCTCTCCACAGGTCAATGCAGCTTGGTCTTTTCATGATGAAAAAGAATCCTAAGTCCCTTCTGGCTTACAGGGCCTTATTGAGAAAGAAGTGA
- a CDS encoding radical SAM protein has protein sequence MVDSKRYYFYKNPFFKVFATVEDGLVRMHTSGVASRAIKPLTSEMMDLFEGQRPALVKEDELIFSTWMPPIPSKAFDRLVSSQMGYIRGKMVPEQVTISITEDCPNNCIHCALPDTKNKASLPAEDVKSVIDQVIDMGSTFIVFDGGEPLVYEGLEDLISYVNGDLAIAGMFTSGVGLTKERALSLKKAGLNMLSVSLDSPNEKGHDTMRGRTGVFNEAIAAIQNAMDVGLLVNIYVVISPRNIDQLDDFYRLATELGVHEISFFEIVPTGRWMNRLDEMMSAEDHRKFDEFVKRTEDMDGPKVFAIPHVLKKMGCFAGRKWLHITPEGDIFPCSCLPLSFGNVHEDRIFDVWKKIRKDSTYNGGTCLMRDSDFRKLHNFD, from the coding sequence ATGGTAGATAGCAAAAGGTATTATTTTTACAAAAATCCATTTTTCAAGGTATTTGCCACGGTTGAAGATGGTCTTGTCAGGATGCATACTTCCGGAGTTGCATCACGTGCCATCAAACCTCTTACGTCTGAGATGATGGACCTTTTTGAAGGCCAAAGGCCCGCATTGGTAAAGGAAGACGAATTGATCTTTTCCACATGGATGCCACCTATACCCAGCAAGGCTTTTGACCGTCTTGTGTCAAGTCAGATGGGGTATATACGTGGAAAGATGGTTCCCGAGCAGGTCACAATTTCAATAACCGAGGATTGTCCTAACAACTGCATCCACTGTGCTCTTCCTGATACCAAGAACAAGGCTTCTTTGCCTGCAGAGGATGTAAAAAGTGTAATTGATCAGGTCATCGACATGGGTTCCACTTTCATAGTCTTTGATGGTGGTGAACCGCTTGTCTATGAAGGACTTGAAGACCTTATCAGCTATGTCAATGGTGACCTTGCTATTGCCGGCATGTTCACTTCAGGTGTGGGTCTGACAAAAGAACGTGCACTTTCCCTGAAGAAAGCTGGTCTTAATATGCTGAGCGTGAGCCTTGACAGCCCCAACGAAAAAGGTCATGATACCATGCGTGGCCGTACAGGTGTTTTCAATGAAGCTATTGCTGCTATTCAGAATGCAATGGATGTCGGTCTGCTCGTGAACATCTATGTGGTCATATCTCCAAGGAACATCGACCAGCTCGATGATTTCTACAGGCTGGCAACTGAGCTGGGTGTCCATGAGATATCATTCTTTGAGATAGTACCTACCGGACGCTGGATGAACCGTCTGGATGAGATGATGAGTGCTGAAGATCACAGGAAGTTCGATGAGTTCGTAAAGCGTACCGAGGATATGGATGGTCCGAAAGTTTTCGCTATTCCTCATGTATTGAAGAAAATGGGATGTTTTGCCGGGAGAAAATGGCTTCATATCACTCCTGAAGGTGACATTTTCCCCTGTTCCTGTCTTCCTTTGTCCTTTGGAAATGTTCATGAGGACAGAATCTTTGATGTCTGGAAGAAGATTCGCAAGGATTCAACCTACAATGGTGGCACCTGCCTCATGAGGGACTCGGATTTCAGGAAGTTGCATAACTTTGACTAA
- the serB gene encoding phosphoserine phosphatase SerB codes for MNSSNNISKKRYSKLIVFDMDSTLVDAESIDELARAAGVVDKVSVVTEKAMNGDIDYNQALKDRVKLLKGLKLETAQEAMNAMHLMPGAEELVKHVKNLGFKTAMLSGGFTLSTDRVGKLLGIDYVYSNILAVEDGYLTGEVSGPMTGNNSKEVVFEKITKEMGFNTTDCIVVGDGANDICLFKNAGCAIAFNPKPILRQYADEVITKKDLRAIIPIIDSLDLD; via the coding sequence GTGAATTCCAGCAATAATATTTCTAAGAAAAGATATTCTAAACTGATCGTTTTTGATATGGACAGTACACTCGTCGATGCAGAGAGCATTGATGAACTTGCACGTGCTGCCGGCGTTGTTGACAAAGTTTCTGTTGTTACAGAAAAGGCAATGAATGGCGATATCGACTATAATCAGGCCTTGAAGGATAGGGTCAAACTTTTAAAAGGATTAAAGCTGGAAACTGCACAGGAAGCCATGAATGCTATGCATCTCATGCCCGGTGCGGAAGAACTTGTAAAACATGTTAAAAACCTGGGATTCAAAACAGCAATGCTTTCAGGAGGGTTCACACTTTCAACCGACAGGGTTGGAAAGCTCCTTGGCATCGACTATGTTTACTCGAACATACTTGCTGTGGAAGATGGATATCTAACAGGTGAGGTCAGTGGCCCGATGACAGGTAATAACTCCAAGGAAGTGGTCTTTGAGAAGATCACAAAGGAGATGGGATTCAACACCACCGATTGCATCGTTGTTGGCGATGGTGCCAACGATATTTGTCTCTTTAAAAACGCAGGATGTGCAATTGCATTTAATCCAAAACCAATTCTGCGCCAATATGCAGATGAGGTTATTACTAAAAAAGACCTCAGGGCAATAATTCCGATCATAGATTCGCTTGATCTGGATTAA
- a CDS encoding proteasome assembly chaperone family protein, with protein MSETDDYDAIDVEIITKPIRSKEPILIEGFPGIGLVGNIASQQIIEELDMDYIGSIESRYFPPIAVLYEGLVNMPVRIYESEEHNIVMVVSDIPINPSVSYDVSKALVGWAKSVGVKEVISIAGIATMGEDNKVFGAATTEEMLERIKEKVEIFQMGTISGISGSVMAECFMHDLPAISLLGATKTQNPDPRAAAVVVDVLNSMYGFTIDTQDLIEQAEKIEVEMQKLAEDVRTTEQTTTPRKEFPMYG; from the coding sequence TTGTCAGAAACAGACGACTATGATGCGATCGATGTAGAGATCATAACAAAACCTATCCGTTCAAAGGAACCGATATTGATCGAAGGTTTTCCGGGAATCGGACTTGTAGGTAACATTGCCAGCCAGCAGATCATCGAAGAGCTGGACATGGATTATATAGGTTCCATTGAATCCAGGTATTTCCCTCCTATAGCAGTTCTTTATGAGGGTCTTGTCAATATGCCTGTGAGGATCTATGAGAGTGAGGAGCATAACATTGTGATGGTGGTATCTGATATCCCCATCAATCCATCTGTATCCTATGATGTCAGCAAGGCCCTTGTTGGATGGGCAAAGTCTGTAGGGGTAAAGGAAGTTATCTCTATTGCAGGTATTGCCACAATGGGAGAGGACAATAAGGTCTTTGGTGCAGCTACAACTGAAGAAATGCTGGAAAGGATCAAAGAGAAGGTCGAGATTTTCCAGATGGGTACTATCTCCGGTATTTCCGGTAGCGTAATGGCAGAATGTTTCATGCATGATCTGCCGGCTATAAGCCTGCTGGGTGCTACCAAGACCCAGAATCCTGATCCGAGGGCAGCAGCAGTTGTCGTAGATGTTCTGAATTCCATGTATGGATTTACGATCGATACACAGGACCTCATTGAGCAGGCAGAGAAGATAGAAGTTGAGATGCAGAAGCTTGCTGAGGACGTTCGCACAACTGAGCAGACAACAACTCCAAGAAAAGAGTTCCCAATGTACGGGTGA